A single genomic interval of Lucilia cuprina isolate Lc7/37 chromosome 2, ASM2204524v1, whole genome shotgun sequence harbors:
- the LOC124421472 gene encoding uncharacterized protein LOC124421472 has translation MAAETERSKRNRSQVEDGKSPKRRKVIEGKTTPGPVAITTTARRPFNEVVKDHLLMALVTEKDGAINPVVTEWGTIESKLTELVMEHLLTNKDDKVPRFDSSEIHRGYRVIKCLDEFSKGFLNKCITKIRDAWVGLSLKLIPAEEIPMRPRARVWLPKMSAEAPKMLECLKRQNPNIHMNDWAIIRTEQGEGHTCLILAITEAGSVELEKVGFRLFFGVRGAKVKVFRPTKSGSEETDEMEAANSLLTGMKLSEPPIKPDNGTKDSAN, from the coding sequence ATGGCTGCTGAAACCGAAAGGTCCAAGCGAAACCGCTCACAGGTTGAGGATGGTAAATCGCCAAAAAGGAGGAAGGTAATAGAAGGCAAAACCACTCCGGGACCTGTAGCCATCACGACAACTGCCAGAAGACCATTTAACGAAGTGGTGAAGGACCACCTCCTAATGGCTCTGGTTACTGAAAAAGATGGGGCCATCAACCCTGTAGTAACAGAATGGGGTACCATTGAGTCTAAATTAACTGAGCTCGTTATGGAACACTTGCTCACTAACAAAGACGACAAGGTACCCCGTTTTGACTCCAGTGAGATTCACCGGGGATACAGGGTGATCAAATGCCTGGACGAATTCTCAAAGGGGTTCCTCAACAAATGCATCACTAAGATTAGAGATGCATGGGTAGGTTTAAGCCTTAAACTAATCCCTGCTGAGGAAATTCCAATGAGACCTCGTGCAAGAGTTTGGTTACCAAAGATGAGCGCCGAAGCACCCAAGATGTTGGAATGCCTCAAACGGCAGAATCCCAACATACACATGAATGACTGGGCTATCATCCGCACAGAACAAGGCGAAGGGCACACATGTCTAATTCTCGCCATCACAGAAGCTGGCTCCGTTGAGCTGGAGAAGGTGGGCTTTAGGCTGTTCTTTGGGGTGAGGGGCGCCAAAGTAAAGGTGTTCCGGCCGACAAAATCGGGGAGTGAAGAGACGGATGAGATGGAAGCTGCCAACTCTCTGCTCACTGGCATGAAACTCTCCGAGCCACCTATTAAACCTGACAATGGCACTAAAGATAGTGCAAATTAA